TCGTCCAATCGCCGAGCTCGGCCGAGGTGCCGACCATGCCCGAGGCGGCGCTGAAGAAATTCGACCCGGATTTCGTGCTGGATGTGCCGGGCATCCATCTATTGCTCACCGAGCTGGAACGCGACCATGGCTGATGTACCCGTCGAGCAGGCGAAGATCCTGCTCGTAGACGACCTGCCGGAGAATCTCCTGGCACTGGAAGCCTTGCTGCGCAGCGAGGAGTTGGAGATCTTCCAGGCCAGCTCCGCCGAGGCGGCGCTGGAGCTCTTGCTGATGCACGAATTCGCCCTGGCGATCCTCGACGTGCAGATGCCGGGCATGAACGGCTTCGAGCTGGCGGAGATGATGCGCGGCCTGGAAAAGACCCGGCACATCCCCATCGTCTTCGTCAGCGCCGCCGGCCGTGATCTGAACTATGCCTTCAAGGGCTACGAGAGCGGTGCGGTGGACTTCCTGCACAAGCCCCTCGACGTTCATGCGGTGAAGAGCAAGACCCGGGTGTTCGTTGACCTCTACTGGCACCGCAAGCGCCTGGCCGAGCAACTGGTGGCCCTGGAGCAGAGTCGCCAGGAGCAGGAAGTCCTGCTCGCCGAGTTGCGCCAGACCCAGGTGGAGTTGCAGCAGGCGGTACGTACCCGCGACGACTTCATGTCCATGGTCTCCCATGAGCTCAAGACGCCGCTCAATACCCTGATGCTCGAAGCTCAGTTACGGCGCATGTACCTGGACAAGGGCAAGCTGGAAGCCTTCACTCCCGACAAGCTGATGGGCATGGCCGAGCGCGATGAGCGCCAGATCCAACGCCTGGTGCACCTGATCGACGACATGCTCGACATCTCGCGCATCCGCACCGGCAAGCTCTCCATCCGCCCCTCGCAGTGCGATCTCACCAGCCTGCTGAACACCGTGGTGGACAGCTTCGCCTCGCAATTCGCCGCGGCTGGCTGTCCGGTGGAACTGCACGCGGACGGCCCGGCGCCCGGCTACTGGGATGAATTCCGCATCGAGCAGGTGATCACCAACCTACTGACCAACGCCATGAGATACGGCGCCGGCCGCCCGGTGGAAATTACCCTGCGTGGCGATGGCGCCGAGGTGGAATTGAGCGTCAAGGACCATGGCATCGGCATTCCGGTGGAACACCAGGCACTGATCTTCCGCCAGTTCGAGCGCGCCAGCGGCACCGAGAACATCGCTGGCCTGGGCCTGGGCCTCTACATCGCCGACCAGATCGTCAAGGCGCACAGCGGCAGCCTGCATGTGGAAAGCATCGCGGGGCAGGGCGCGACCTTCCGGCTGCGGCTGCCCTGTCTGCCTAGCTAGCATTGACAGGGCTCGAGGCGCCCGCGAGAATCGAAGAAAGAGGTGGGATGTCGTACCTCTTGTCAGATAACTCGATAAGAAGGCGCCTGCTCATGTCCGAAGTCCGTACCTCTCCCTTCCATCGTCTGCTGCTGACCGGCGCTGCCGGCGGCCTCGGCAAGGAGCTGCGCCAGCGGCTCAAGCCCCATGCCGAGATCTTGCGGCTGTCCGACATCGCCCCGATGGAACCCGCTCAAGGCGCGGCGGAAGAAGTGGTGACCTGCGACCTGGCGGACAAGGCCGGCGTTCATGCCCTGGTGAAGGGCGTCGACGCCATCCTGCACTTCGGCGGCATCTCCACCGAACATGCCTTCGAACCCATCCTCGAAGCCAATATCCGCGGCACCTTCAACCTCTATGAGGCGGCGCGGCGCCATGGGGTGAAGCGTATCGTCTTCGCCAGCTCCAACCACGTCATCGGCTTCTACCGCCAGGACCAACGCATCGACGCCAGTGTGCCCCAGCGGCCGGACAGCTACTACGGCCTGTCCAAGGCCTTCGGCGAAGACCTGGCCAGCTTCTATTTCGACCGCCATGGCATCGAGACGGTGAGCATCCGCATCGGCTCCTCCTTCCCCGAGGCGCAGAACCGCCGCATGCTCGCCACCTGGCTGAGCTACGAGGACCTGACCGATCTCATCCTGCGCAGCCTGACCACCCCGGACGTCGGCCATACCATCGTCTACGGCGCCTCCAACAACCGCGACAGCTGGTGGGATAACCGCCTGGCCGCGCACCTGGGCTTCCAGCCCAAGGACAGCTCCGAACAATTCCGCGCCAAGGTCGAGGCCCAGCCGCTGCCGGCGGCGGACGATCCGTCGCGGGTCTACCAAGGCGGCGCCTTCATCGCCACCGGCCCCTTCGACGACTGAGAGGCTGGCCATGAGTGCTGAACTACTGGTCGATGCCCGCAATGCCACCGGCGAGTGCCCAGTCTGGCATGTCGCCGAACAGGCGCTCTACTGGGTCGATATCCCCGCTAAACGCCTGCACCGCTGGACACCGGGGGGCGCGCTGGACAGCTGGACCGCGCCGGAAATGCTCGCCTGCATCGCTGCCCGCGTAGGTGGTGGTTGGCTGGCCGGCCTGGAAACTGGACTTTTCGCCTTGCAGCCCCAAGCCTCCGGCGAGCTGAGTGGCGAACGCCTGCTCACCCTCGACCACGCCCAGCCGGCCATGAGATGCAACGACGGCCGCTGCGACCGCCAAGGCCGTTTCCTGGTGGGCACCATGGTGCAGGACATGGCCCAGGGCGCCCCAGCGGGACGCCTCTACAGCCACACGGCAGGCGAGGATGCTCGGCTGTTGCTGGACGACCTCATCGTCCCCAACGGCCTGGCGTTGAGCCCCGATGGCCGCACCCTCTACCTCTCCGACTCCCATCCGAGTCGCCAGCTGATCTGGGCCTTCGACTACGATCCGGAGACGGGTACGCCCAGCAACCGGCGGTTGTTCGTCGACATGAACGCCCATCCCGGCCGCCCCGATGGCGCCGCGGTGGACGTCGACGGCTGCTATTGGATCTGCGGCAACGATGCCGGCCTGATCCACCGCTTCACCCCCGATGGCCGCCTGGATCGCTCCCTGGCCGTACCGGTAAAGAAACCCGCCATGTGCGCCTTCGGTGGGCGCAACCTGGACACCCTGTTCGTCACCTCCATCCGTCCGGGGGGAGACCTGAGCGACCAGCCGTCGGCGGGTGGGCTGTTCGCCCTCGATCCTGGGGTGCAGGGGCTGCCGGAGCCGATGTTCGCGGGCTAGATAATCCCGCTGCATCTCGGTGTGACGGAATATTCCAGCGATCAGCTCACTGGGGCCTGGGCGGCGTCTGGTACGCCGCGACACTCGCTGTCACGTTTTCGTCATATTCCAAATCGAGGGCAGCGCTTGAGCGACTTACAATAAGCCTTTAGCTGTCTTACCTCCGCTGCCATGACCACCTCGCCTGCACTGCGTCCCACCGCCCGTTACTACGGCCTGGAATGGCTGAGATTCCTCATGGCGCTGTACATGGTCGTCTACCACCTGGGCGGGCTCTACAGCGATCTGCCGGACGCCTTCCGCCGCCTGGCCGGCATGGGCTTCTTCGCCACCAGCACCTTCTTCCTACTCTCCGGCTTCCTGCTGGCCCACGTCAGCCTGGATCGCCAGGGTGCGCTCAAGGGCAGCTCGCGCGGCTTCGTGCTGCGTCGCCTGTGCAACCTCTATCCCATCCACCTGCTCACCCTGCTGGCGGCCTTGGGGATGGCCTACTGGCTGTCCCAGGATTCCTGGCTGGAACACGGAGTACCGGTCTACTATAACCAGCATCCCTACCTGCAGCTGGAGGAGGGCAGCGAGCTGGACGAATTGCTGCCGCTGTCCTGGCTGGCCGCCACCACCCATGTGCTCTTGCAACTGCTCTTGCTGCAATCCTGGGAGCCGCGCTTTCTCTGGCTCAACGGCGCCGCCTGGTCGATCTCGGCGCTACTGTTCTTCTATCTGCTGTTCCCGCTACTCGGTCCACGCCTGATGCGCCTGCGCCGCTGGGCCCTGGCCGCCGCCGGTCTCTGGGGGCTCTATCTGCTCGGTCCGCTGCTGGCCACCTGGGCCCAGGCCTTCGATACCGTCACCGTCGGTGTCATCCATCGCAATCCGCTGATCCGCCTGCCCGAGTTCCTGCTCGGTATCCTGCTCTATCGCGCCCTACAAGAGCCCTGGGTGGCGCAGACCACCCAGCGCCTGCGCGTACCCCTGCTGCTGTTTGGCCTGACTGGCCTCTGGCTCGGCGCCCTGCTGCTGGAAGGCGATGGTCGCCGTTGGTTCTATCTGGTCCACAATGGTCTGCTGACACCCTTCCAGGCCGCGGTGTTGCTGGCCTGCGCCACCTTCGGCGAACCCGACCGCGCCGGCGTGCGCCGCCTGGCCCAACACCTCGGCGAGGCCTCGCTGTGCATCTTCGCCGTCCATACTCCACTGATTGGCGTGCTCGAACCCTGGACCCGCACCCTGCTGGGCTGGATGCACCTGGCCGGCGACAGCCTCGAAGACCTGGCCGAAGACGTCGGCGAGGTACTGGCCCTGCCCATCCCCATTCCCGGCTGGATGCTGCCGCTGCACCTGGCGCTCATCGTCCTGCTCGGTCTGGCCCTGCAACGCTGGGTGGCCGGTCCGTTGCGACGTTGGCTGCAGGCGCGCCTGCCCAAGCTTTAACTTGCATAGGGCAAGGGCTTATTAAGGTTTGATTGGTTATCCTTTAATAAGTCGGCAGCCTATTAATGGATAGCGCATGCGAAAGCAGCATCTGAGTCCCGAGCGCCAGGCTTGCCTGGTTCGTTGTCCGGACTATCCCCATTGCTATGCACTGGTGCCACCGCCCGTGCCGCGGCGGCTGCCTGCCGGGGCCGAGTTGAGCCGGGCCTTGCGGGACGCTCATGAGGCCCTGGGTATGCTCAAGGCCTCCAGCCAGTTGCTGCCGAACCACGACCTGATCACCCGTACCCTGACGCGCCGCGAGGCGGTGCACAGCTCGCAGATCGAAGGCACCCGCACGCAACTTCCTGAACTCTTCGAGTATGAAGTGACGGGAGGCGAGGGCTTGCCCGCCGATGCAGGCATCACCCAGCGCTATGTGCAGGCGCTGGAGTTCGGGCTTGCCAGCTATCGCCAACAGGGCAACCGAGCGGCTTTGGATGAGCATCTGGTCAAGCAGCTGCACGCCGAATTGATGCATGATGCGGGGGAAGCCTATCGACCAGGTGAATACCGTCTCACCCAGGCCTGGATCGGTCAGAGTCGCCGGATCGAGGACGCCACCTTCGTCCCGCCGCCGCCTGAATACCTAGCGGAGTGCATGGCCGCCTTCGTCCGCGACGTGCTGCAGTACACGCCAGGTGAGGATGAGCAGGGCGAGCTCTCCATCGTTGCTCAGTTGGCGCTGGCGCATGCCCAGTTCGAGACCATCCACCCCTTCGTCGACGGTAATGGTCGGGTTGGGCGTCTGCTGCTACCGCTA
The window above is part of the Pseudomonas oryzihabitans genome. Proteins encoded here:
- a CDS encoding NAD-dependent epimerase/dehydratase family protein; protein product: MSEVRTSPFHRLLLTGAAGGLGKELRQRLKPHAEILRLSDIAPMEPAQGAAEEVVTCDLADKAGVHALVKGVDAILHFGGISTEHAFEPILEANIRGTFNLYEAARRHGVKRIVFASSNHVIGFYRQDQRIDASVPQRPDSYYGLSKAFGEDLASFYFDRHGIETVSIRIGSSFPEAQNRRMLATWLSYEDLTDLILRSLTTPDVGHTIVYGASNNRDSWWDNRLAAHLGFQPKDSSEQFRAKVEAQPLPAADDPSRVYQGGAFIATGPFDD
- a CDS encoding SMP-30/gluconolactonase/LRE family protein — protein: MSAELLVDARNATGECPVWHVAEQALYWVDIPAKRLHRWTPGGALDSWTAPEMLACIAARVGGGWLAGLETGLFALQPQASGELSGERLLTLDHAQPAMRCNDGRCDRQGRFLVGTMVQDMAQGAPAGRLYSHTAGEDARLLLDDLIVPNGLALSPDGRTLYLSDSHPSRQLIWAFDYDPETGTPSNRRLFVDMNAHPGRPDGAAVDVDGCYWICGNDAGLIHRFTPDGRLDRSLAVPVKKPAMCAFGGRNLDTLFVTSIRPGGDLSDQPSAGGLFALDPGVQGLPEPMFAG
- a CDS encoding Fic family protein; translation: MRKQHLSPERQACLVRCPDYPHCYALVPPPVPRRLPAGAELSRALRDAHEALGMLKASSQLLPNHDLITRTLTRREAVHSSQIEGTRTQLPELFEYEVTGGEGLPADAGITQRYVQALEFGLASYRQQGNRAALDEHLVKQLHAELMHDAGEAYRPGEYRLTQAWIGQSRRIEDATFVPPPPEYLAECMAAFVRDVLQYTPGEDEQGELSIVAQLALAHAQFETIHPFVDGNGRVGRLLLPLMLATEGYPPLYLSGFLLRNRRDYYDTLAATQLRGDWSPWCTFLAEAVAHACRSAVTIAQDMTALEQRWQRQLEALGLRSDAAALKLPRLLLAQPVVTVRQVQLWLGVSFPTANKALETLVNCGILSEPAQRRHRVYHARELLDRLSES
- a CDS encoding acyltransferase family protein, coding for MTTSPALRPTARYYGLEWLRFLMALYMVVYHLGGLYSDLPDAFRRLAGMGFFATSTFFLLSGFLLAHVSLDRQGALKGSSRGFVLRRLCNLYPIHLLTLLAALGMAYWLSQDSWLEHGVPVYYNQHPYLQLEEGSELDELLPLSWLAATTHVLLQLLLLQSWEPRFLWLNGAAWSISALLFFYLLFPLLGPRLMRLRRWALAAAGLWGLYLLGPLLATWAQAFDTVTVGVIHRNPLIRLPEFLLGILLYRALQEPWVAQTTQRLRVPLLLFGLTGLWLGALLLEGDGRRWFYLVHNGLLTPFQAAVLLACATFGEPDRAGVRRLAQHLGEASLCIFAVHTPLIGVLEPWTRTLLGWMHLAGDSLEDLAEDVGEVLALPIPIPGWMLPLHLALIVLLGLALQRWVAGPLRRWLQARLPKL
- a CDS encoding hybrid sensor histidine kinase/response regulator, whose translation is MADVPVEQAKILLVDDLPENLLALEALLRSEELEIFQASSAEAALELLLMHEFALAILDVQMPGMNGFELAEMMRGLEKTRHIPIVFVSAAGRDLNYAFKGYESGAVDFLHKPLDVHAVKSKTRVFVDLYWHRKRLAEQLVALEQSRQEQEVLLAELRQTQVELQQAVRTRDDFMSMVSHELKTPLNTLMLEAQLRRMYLDKGKLEAFTPDKLMGMAERDERQIQRLVHLIDDMLDISRIRTGKLSIRPSQCDLTSLLNTVVDSFASQFAAAGCPVELHADGPAPGYWDEFRIEQVITNLLTNAMRYGAGRPVEITLRGDGAEVELSVKDHGIGIPVEHQALIFRQFERASGTENIAGLGLGLYIADQIVKAHSGSLHVESIAGQGATFRLRLPCLPS